The proteins below come from a single Hemibagrus wyckioides isolate EC202008001 linkage group LG22, SWU_Hwy_1.0, whole genome shotgun sequence genomic window:
- the thbs4a gene encoding thrombospondin-4a — protein MVVWARVLFSVHVLVQLAYMVKSQGIVYDLLVSPDCLPDLLQGGLKNKNVNDVFILTSFQIQNKAPVRVFRIYNPTDNADYLDFTVHGKLNKVTLRYLKSNGKIGTASFFNVPLADGRPHNALLHFSGLTHGTPRMALYVDCSLVEIVEELPAALKTLPSGPKKVALKTLTSTSGDSISDLKLVLGESIENVVTLQDCSHQQGETMQLRGISSQMEPGPMFELVQMIHELKEKMEKQIQETANIKRIIMKCLQCDGQDKSPEAQTLKCGPGVCFQQSMCTETEQGVKCDPCPEGYEGDGFNCKDVDECQFNPCFPGVRCINTVPGFRCERCSRGYSGSELQGVGISFAQFHKQVCSDLDECQRDNGGCTPNSYCHNTMGSFYCGECKPGFTGDQTSGCKPLPLPGPSVIPAPLTTRLCGNGQRNPCDPNAECIVERDGSLSCVCNIGWAGNGYVCGKDTDIDGFPDRQLPCQDVYCKKDNCMYVPNSGQEDADGDGNGDACDEDADSDGILNEKDNCWLVPNIDQKNSDEDTHGDACDNCLRINNPDQRDTDRDGVGDDCDDDMDDDGVKNILDNCPKVPNPDQVDTDNDGVGDACDSCPDVPNPSQSDVDDDLVGDTCDTNTDSDGDGHQNTKDNCPTVINSSQLDTDKDGLGDECDDDDDNDGIPDNKDNCRLVPNPDQADKDNDNVGDACTGDFDQDRVIDKIDTCPENAEITLTDFRAYQTVVLDPEGEAQIDPNWVVLNQGMEIVQTMNSDPGLAVGYTAFNGVDFEGTFHVNTVTDDDYAGFIFGYQDSSSFYVVMWKQTEQTYWQAVPFRAVAEPGIQLKAVKSMTGPGEFLRNSLWHTGNTKDQVRLLWKDPRNVGWKDKVSYRWMLQHRPQVGYIRVRFYEGTNLVADSGMVIDTSMRGGRLGVFCFSQENIIWSNLKYRCNDTIPEDYQEYVAQDSDRKEDTQDNSTQ, from the exons ATGGTCGTATGGGCAAGAGTGTTGTTCAGTGTACATGTGCTTGTGCAGCTAGCCTACATGGTGAAATCCCAAGGAATTG TCTATGATCTCCTGGTGTCACCAGATTGTTTGCCTGATCTCCTACAAGGAGGACTGAAGAATAAGAACGTGAATGATGTTTTTATTCTGACGAGCTTTCAGATCCAGAATAAAGCTCCAGTGCGTGTTTTCCGCATTTACAACCCTACAGACAACGCCGATTACTTAGATTTCACTGTGCATGGGAAGCTCAACAAAG tcacTTTGAGGTATCTGAAAAGCAATGGAAAGATAGGCACAGCCAGCTTCTTTAATGTGCCCTTGGCCGACGGCCGGCCGCACAATGCCTTGCTGCACTTCAGTGGGCTGACCCACGGCACACCTCGCATGGCTCTGTATGTGGACTGTTCGCTGGTGGAGATAGTGGAGGAACTGCCAGCTGCCCTCAAAACACTTCCTTCTGGCCCTAAGAAAGTCGCACTCAAGACCTTGACCTCTACATCAGGG GATAGCATATCAGACCTCAAGCTCGTTCTGGGCGAATCAATAGAGAATGTTGTGACGCTCCAGGACTGTTCTCATCAGCAGGGGGAAACCATGCAATTACGGG GCATCTCATCACAAATGGAGCCAGGCCCCATGTTTGAACTTGTACAGATGATCCATGAACTAAAAGAGAAAATGGAGAAGCAG ATCCAGGAGACCGCAAATATAAAGAGAATAATTATGAAGTGTCTTCAGTGTG ATGGGCAAGACAAGAGCCCAGAGGCTCAAACACTTAAGTGTGGTCCAGGAGTGTGCTTCCAGCAAAGCATGTGTACTGAGACAGAGCAAGGTGTCAAGTGTGACCCGTGTCCTGAAGGCTACGAAGGAGATGGATTCAACTGTAAGGATGTGGATGAG TGTCAGTTCAACCCGTGTTTCCCTGGTGTGCGATGCATTAACACAGTCCCAGGGTTCCGGTGTGAGAGATGCTCCAGAGGGTACAGTGGGTCGGAGTTGCAGGGTGTGGGCATCTCCTTCGCCCAGTTTCATAAGCAG GTCTGTTCTGACTTAGACGAGTGTCAAAGGGACAATGGAGGCTGCACTCCTAATTCCTACTGCCACAACACAATG GGTTCATTCTACTGTGGAGAGTGTAAGCCTGGTTTCACTGGAGATCAAACAAGTGGCTGCAAGCCGTTACCTCTTCCTGGACCTTCTGTAATTCCTGCTCCGCTCACTACTAGGCTGTGTGGGAACGGTCAGCGCAACCCCTGCGACCCCAATGCTGAGTGTATCGTGGAGAGAGATGGAAGCCTCAGCTGTGTG TGCAACATCGGCTGGGCCGGTAACGGCTACGTGTGTGGGAAGGACACGGACATCGACGGTTTCCCTGACAGACAACTTCCTTGTCAGGACGTCTACTGCAAAAAG GACAACTGCATGTATGTACCTAACTCAGGCCAGGAAGATGCAGACGGTGATGGAAATGGTGATGCCTGCGATGAAGATGCAGACAGCGATGGTATCCTCAATGAGAAG gaCAATTGCTGGTTGGTGCCAAACATAGACCAGAAGAACAGTGATGAAGATACTCATGGTGACGCATGTGACAACTGCCTACGTATAAATAACCCTGACCAGCGCGACACAGACCGGGATGGAGTGGGagatgactgtgatgatgacaTGGACGATGATG GCGTGAAAAATATTTTGGATAACTGCCCCAAAGTTCCCAACCCGGACCAGGTCGACACTGATAATGACGGTGTTGGAGATGCTTGTGACAGCTGCCCTGATGTGCCCAACCCTAGCCAG TCAGATGTCGATGATGACCTTGTAGGAGACACTTGTGATACCAACACTGACAG TGATGGGGATGGACACCAGAACACCAAAGATAATTGTCCTACAGTCATCAACAGCTCTCAGTTAGACACAGACAAAGACGGGCTCGGTGACGAATgcgatgacgatgatgataacGACGGCATCCCAGATAATAAAGACAACTGCAGACTGGTGCCCAATCCAGACCAAGCAGATAAAGACA ACGATAATGTGGGTGATGCCTGTACCGGAGACTTTGACCAGGACCGGGTGATTGACAAGATTGACACGTGTCCTGAGAATGCAGAGATCACGCTGACAGACTTCAGAGCATATCAGACCGTCGTGCTGGACCCAGAGGGCGAGGCTCAGATTGACCCCAACTGGGTCGTCCTTAATCAGGGCATGGAGATCGTTCAGACGATGAACAGCGATCCTGGACTTGCAGTGG GTTATACAGCCTTCAATGGTGTGGATTTCGAGGGAACCTTCCATGTGAACACGGTGACTGACGATGACTACGCCGGATTCATCTTCGGCTACCAGGACTCTTCCAGTTTCTACGTGGTTATGTGGAAGCAGACAGAGCAGACGTACTGGCAGGCTGTGCCTTTCCGGGCCGTGGCTGAACCTGGCATCCAGCTCAAG GCGGTGAAATCCATGACTGGGCCTGGTGAGTTTCTGAGGAATTCTTTATGGCACACGGGGAACACCAAGGATCAAGTGCGGCTGCTGTGGAAAGATCCTCGCAACGTGGGCTGGAAGGACAAGGTCTCGTACCGCTGGATGCTGCAGCATCGGCCTCAAGTCGGATACATCAG GGTTCGTTTTTATGAAGGCACCAACCTGGTGGCAGACTCCGGCATGGTCATCGACACCAGCATGAGGGGAGGCCGTCTTGGTGTGTTCTGCTTCTCCCAGGAAAACATCATCTGGTCCAATCTGAAATATCGCTGCAATG ACACAATCCCTGAAGACTACCAGGAGTACGTTGCACAGGATTCTGACAGGAAAGAGGATACACAGGATAACAGTACACAGTAA